Part of the Nitrososphaerales archaeon genome, GAGGTTAGAGGTGCAGTGCTAAAGTATTATGCTGCAACTGCGAAATTTCTAGGTTTTGAGAATACTTTCGATTCAAGCAAATATGGCAAGGCAATAAGTGAAACATCAATGAAATTATTGAAGATTGTTAGTTCTATCGTTGACAGATATCATACAACAATAAGCAATGCTAACTCTCTAGTATGTCCTTACTGTAGCATGCAACATGGCAAGGAGTATATAATTATAGAGATCATTAATAGAGCAATTGCCGAAATGGTTCAAAGCAAAGAGTTCATTCGAATGATAAAGGAACTTGATGACAAGAAAAAGGTCAAGAAATAGTCAAACAATAAGCATCTCCATTTTTTCGCAGGCATCTTTGACTGTAAATAGCGTTTCCTCAAATATAGGGATCGAGACAGAGTTCTGTAAATGGTACTTTACGTACAAAATTTTTTCTACTTGCATGTGACGACAAAATATGCCGCTGAAGGCGCTTTACCCTTACAATTAAGGAGGTTTTAGGTCAACGATATTCTTGGCTTGCCTGCTTGGATGTTAATGTTTACTAGACCTTCATACCTATTTTCTATCTTTGCAGTAACATAGCCCTTCCCATGCTAATATTTTCCAAAGTTATCATTAGTTCAGATGTTGTCTCTCTCCTGAGCATTTGTACTGCCAGATTCTTGGACATCTGAACATAGAAATTTGCCATCATTAGGTAATTTGTTAGAACGCTAAGAACCTATTAATGGTTCATTCTATGTTTATACTCAACACTCCCTTTGTTGCGGGATCCCTTAAAAGTTGGATGATGCTTTTGGGTATGTCATTTGAAGCTCTACTGCATCCTACCGCGACTGTTCTAGGACAGATGAATGTACTCTTTCTTAACACCATATCGTGCTTATCGGCAAGAGTTAGGG contains:
- a CDS encoding winged helix-turn-helix domain-containing protein; translation: MSTLFKKDVNISHVITTSVERSRALDEARATILNLLSHKVLSTESIARELKKAGYNKATTTVRHHLDILKDCGLIEVVRIQEVRGAVLKYYAATAKFLGFENTFDSSKYGKAISETSMKLLKIVSSIVDRYHTTISNANSLVCPYCSMQHGKEYIIIEIINRAIAEMVQSKEFIRMIKELDDKKKVKK